In Alphaproteobacteria bacterium, the genomic stretch GACCTGACAGCATATGGGTCAGATCGAGGACGCGAACACCTTCTAAACCTTTCATTTTCTGCAATTTCCTGCTTGCGCCCCGGCCTTGCCGACGCGGCTGAAACGGTCGTTCCGGTCCCAGTTCCGAGGGTCCAGGGGAGTGCCGCCTCTATCGGTTTCTACGTAATTACCGAGATGTGCCGCCTCACGCAACTCCGGGAGCCAGGTCCGGCCAGGTTCGGCCAGTCCGGCGCCAGTCCGGCGCCGGGCGGACCCGCCGCTCGGGCCCGCCAGCCCCGGCACCATAGCCAAGCCGGCGCCGTCGGACAAACCCCTTCGAAATCGGGCTGCCGCCGCCTACTCACCCGCCTGCAGGCGGGTGACCGGCGCATCCTCCGCCTCGGCCCCGGTCTCGCGCGCGGAGGCCTCAACCGCATCCCTGAATGGCGCCGAAAGATGGAGGTTGCGCTGGGGCGTGGTGTTGAGCTCGAGGTGCAGGATTTCCGGCCTCGAATAATGGCCGGCATTATCCACGACACCCTTCACGATCTCGATATCGCCAAGATCGATATCGACGGCGACGAGCCGTTCCTCGGGCCCGGTATGGGGTTCGACCAAATGCACGCCCCAAGGGCCGATGATGGTCGACCACCCTCCGCCGGCCGACATCATCTGCTGGGGGCCGAGAGCTTCTTCGATGATCCGGATCGCGTCGTCCGTAACCGTCTCTTCGGCCACGATGACGAAACACTGGCCCGTGATCGCATGGTTCCGACACATCGCATCGACCTGCTGATCGAACATCTGATCGAAACCGACAAGGGTCGACAGCGCCGGCCAGCTTGCGGCGTGAATCTGGATGTGTTGCAGAATCAGAGCCTGACGGGCCAGATTCATCGTGTGCTCCCAACAGGCGAGGCCGCCAAGCCGCCCCACGGCGGTGTCCCAGACACGCAGGGTCGATCCATCCCCCTGTCCCCAGATGAACCGCTCGGCATAGGTCGGCTGGAGCTTCCGGTGCTTGCCCAGATAGCGCCCGTCCTTGTCGATGAAGATCTGGGTGTTGTAGCAGGTCATATGGTCACGCTCGCTGGCCCCCATAACGACGGCCACGCCGGCACGCCCGGCGGCAGCGGCCAGCTGCTCTACTTCGGGACCAGGAACCTGGATCGAGGCGCGCATGTAGCGCCGGTTCATTTCCCCCTGGGCGAGCGGCGGATAACAGTTGATCCAGTACGGGAAGCCGGGAATGAAAACCTCGGGGAAAACGACGAGATCGATGCCCTCCTTGCCCGCTTTCTCGATCCATGTGCAGGCTTTCTGCACGGTTGCCGCGACATCGAGGAACACTGGTGCAATGTGGGCGGCTGCGACTTTCAGCTTCATTGGCGGCGATGTCGGCATATTTCCTCCAGACGGTGCGGTTTTAGGCCCCGGCCTTCCCGGCGCGCAAATCGCGCTTCAGCACCTTGCCGGCGGCGTTGCGGGGCAGAGCCTCGGTAAAGCTCACGATTTTCGGAATTTTATAGCCGGCCAGGCTTGTCCTGCAGAAATCGATGATCTCATCCGCGGTCGCGGCCTCTCCGGCACGCAGGGACACGATGGCCTTCGCCGCCTCGCCCCAGTAATCGTCCTCGATACCGATCACCGCGGCTTCGGCAACCGCCGGATGGGTATGCAGCACTTCCTCAATCTCGCGCGGGTAGATGTTCACCCCGCCCGAGATGATGACGTCCTTCTTGCGGTCGACAATGTAGTAGTAGCCTTCTTCATCCTTGCGGGCCATGTCGCCGACACTGAGCCACCCTTCTTTCAGGCTGTCGGCGGTAGCTTCGGGCATGCCCCAATAGCCGTTGAACAAAAATGGTGAGTAGCTGTGAAGCTCGCCCACTTCGCCATCCGGCACTTCCTGTCCCGCCTCATCCAACAGCTTGACGAAGGTACAGGGAAACGGCTGCCCGACGCACCTTGTTTTACGCAACTGGTCCGGCGGGCGGAGATTGGTGACGATACCGCCTTCGGTCGAACCATAGGTTTCGTGCAGCCGTCCTTCGCCGAAATGGTCGACAATTTTTTCCTTGGTCGCCTGCGGCAAGGGTGCCGCATTGGAAATGATCGTATGCAGGCTCGGCGCCTGATATTGCCCGAGTGTCTTCGCGCCGAGCGCGAAGATGGCATTGAAATGCGTCGGCACCATGAAGGTGTTGGTGATGCTCAATTCGTCGAATTTGCGGAGAACGGTCTCGGGATCGAACTTGGACAGGATCTCGCTGAAGCCGCCAAAGAATATCGGCGCCAGCCCAAAGGCGAAGCCGCCGCCGTGGAACAGCGGGGCAAGAACGAGAGAGCGGTCATCCGGTGAATAGCATCCGTATTCGACTGCCATGGCATAGAACGTCAGCGCCCGCGAGCGGTGCGACAGCATGACCCCCTTCGGCTTGCCGGTGGTGCCGGCCGTATAGCTAAGCGCGAAAACGTCCCATTCATTAAGCCGGATCCGCGGCGGCCGGGGCCGCCCTGCCTGCCGCCATCCGTCATAATCCCTGCCGATCACGATCGTCCGGTCAGAGCTGGGGACATCGCATCCGGCGATCAGATCTTCGAGAGTTTCATGCACGAAAATCGTGCGCACCTGACTGTCCGCGCAGATATATTCGATTTCCGGTGCCGTCAGCCGTGGATT encodes the following:
- a CDS encoding carbon-nitrogen hydrolase family protein, whose amino-acid sequence is MPTSPPMKLKVAAAHIAPVFLDVAATVQKACTWIEKAGKEGIDLVVFPEVFIPGFPYWINCYPPLAQGEMNRRYMRASIQVPGPEVEQLAAAAGRAGVAVVMGASERDHMTCYNTQIFIDKDGRYLGKHRKLQPTYAERFIWGQGDGSTLRVWDTAVGRLGGLACWEHTMNLARQALILQHIQIHAASWPALSTLVGFDQMFDQQVDAMCRNHAITGQCFVIVAEETVTDDAIRIIEEALGPQQMMSAGGGWSTIIGPWGVHLVEPHTGPEERLVAVDIDLGDIEIVKGVVDNAGHYSRPEILHLELNTTPQRNLHLSAPFRDAVEASARETGAEAEDAPVTRLQAGE
- a CDS encoding AMP-binding protein; this translates as MTPDSLRPAGTAESPPETYVAHTIAMGVRSSAERTPAKIALAEGTRQLSYRALVENMDRVANAAEGLNLSPGDHVALISPNCLEFIEIVLGLSSIGLGVVLVNPRLTAPEIEYICADSQVRTIFVHETLEDLIAGCDVPSSDRTIVIGRDYDGWRQAGRPRPPRIRLNEWDVFALSYTAGTTGKPKGVMLSHRSRALTFYAMAVEYGCYSPDDRSLVLAPLFHGGGFAFGLAPIFFGGFSEILSKFDPETVLRKFDELSITNTFMVPTHFNAIFALGAKTLGQYQAPSLHTIISNAAPLPQATKEKIVDHFGEGRLHETYGSTEGGIVTNLRPPDQLRKTRCVGQPFPCTFVKLLDEAGQEVPDGEVGELHSYSPFLFNGYWGMPEATADSLKEGWLSVGDMARKDEEGYYYIVDRKKDVIISGGVNIYPREIEEVLHTHPAVAEAAVIGIEDDYWGEAAKAIVSLRAGEAATADEIIDFCRTSLAGYKIPKIVSFTEALPRNAAGKVLKRDLRAGKAGA